A region of Natribaculum luteum DNA encodes the following proteins:
- the ddh gene encoding D-2-hydroxyacid dehydrogenase, whose protein sequence is MQLERLGVHDSVDAVFPPEELADELADLPVDVRVTDDEGIGACDAVVTFEHREAFADLEWIHSIQAGVDRFPFDVLEERDVVLTNSTGIHDRTVGETVAGYLLSFSRRLHDHVAHQRERRWERPDWDEAFTLPGTSACVVGTGTLGRGVASVAGALGVRMTGVRRSADPVPEFDEIYANDDLHSAIGDADFVIATVPLTDETHHLFGPDEFAAMREDAYFVNVARGSVVDEPALVDALESGEIAGAALDVFETEPLPEESPLWDMEEVIVTPHCAAYTRDYFRDVGEIVRENVDRLETGEDLYNRVV, encoded by the coding sequence ATGCAACTCGAGCGACTCGGTGTTCACGACTCCGTCGACGCGGTCTTTCCGCCGGAAGAACTCGCAGACGAACTCGCCGACCTCCCGGTCGACGTCCGCGTTACCGACGACGAGGGGATCGGGGCCTGCGACGCCGTCGTCACCTTCGAGCACCGCGAGGCGTTCGCGGACCTCGAGTGGATCCACTCGATCCAGGCGGGAGTCGACCGGTTCCCGTTCGACGTCCTCGAGGAGCGCGACGTCGTCCTCACCAACAGCACGGGGATCCACGACCGGACGGTCGGCGAGACGGTCGCTGGCTACCTGCTTTCCTTCTCGCGTCGCCTCCACGACCACGTCGCCCACCAGCGGGAGCGGCGGTGGGAACGACCCGACTGGGACGAGGCGTTCACGCTCCCCGGCACGTCCGCCTGCGTCGTCGGAACCGGCACGCTGGGACGTGGCGTCGCGTCGGTCGCCGGCGCGCTCGGCGTCCGGATGACGGGCGTGCGCCGCTCCGCCGATCCCGTCCCCGAGTTCGACGAAATCTACGCGAACGACGACCTCCACTCCGCAATCGGCGACGCCGACTTCGTGATCGCGACCGTTCCGCTGACCGACGAGACCCACCACCTCTTCGGTCCCGACGAGTTCGCCGCCATGCGCGAGGACGCCTACTTCGTCAACGTCGCCCGCGGGAGCGTCGTCGACGAACCGGCGCTGGTCGACGCCCTCGAGTCCGGCGAGATCGCGGGCGCGGCGCTGGACGTCTTCGAGACCGAACCGCTCCCCGAGGAGTCGCCCCTGTGGGACATGGAGGAGGTGATCGTCACGCCCCACTGTGCGGCGTACACCCGCGACTACTTCCGCGACGTCGGCGAGATCGTCCGCGAGAACGTCGATCGACTCGAGACCGGCGAAGATCTGTACAACAGGGTCGTCTAG